One window of the Colletotrichum destructivum chromosome 4, complete sequence genome contains the following:
- a CDS encoding Putative zn(2)Cys(6) fungal-type DNA-binding domain-containing protein gives MAVTMSDGPIRKACDRCHRQKLSCKRVADEACERCIRLKEECTSSPSLRYRKQHLQQQHQHQHQHQHQHQYHGSNTSRDHVRRQAVPSPKRQRTDGGSPFVHHADLSIVKTQSVGSICDNAAFEDNAVVSPDAMLDMVDFDFGFGHSAALYQPGPSQGHQQHQHQHQHQLQHQQPVPQTFTGNMDGLMTDHGEAIVHSWSPVHSVTSDSAFTSPMAPEIGQVGSGIYPRSPSSRRHIPKPTKPHGSTPPQRKSKKRITRHRARQITLRPYAGGQGSSPEGWMARITEVNSRLLQLSSDLPFQAESQSQSQSPEEPGRSSSSMVSTPEDDEDGGGPSLCTTTTTPFPIDDMFQLSRHFADLLAEMSPPVTEAVGSPASDDGASQQLARRLNSMSDPATCLLVLSTYVRLLDMYQKVFRCIHSELGQLGQLSTATTMTTTTTTTTTRNPLFQSWKLPGVTVGSFTVDSTPSLQMSLTIQLAEEFLLQMRRAAASLDPALRADGSGGPPASSGKAAVLDAAASMFSGVVDVSFQALKRQEESLGRELRDLRKAMEVFLDG, from the exons ATGGCAGTAACAATGTCTGACGGTCCGATCCGGAAGGCCTGCGACCGTTGCCACAGGCAAAAGCTCAGCTGTAAacgcgtcgccgacgaggcatGCGAGAGGTGTATTCGGCTCAAGGAGGAGTGCACCTCGAGCCCGTCCCTGCGTTATCGGAAGCAACACCTacagcaacagcaccagcatcagcaccagCATCAACATCAGCACCAGTACCACGGTTCGAATACGTCTCGAGACCATGTACGGAGACAAGCTGTTCCGTCACCCAAGCGGCAACGGACCGACGGCGGGAGCCCTTTCGTACACCACGCCGACCTAT CTATTGTCAAGACCCAGTCTGTCGGGTCCATCTGTGATAACGCAGCATTCGAGGACAATGCCGTCGTTTCACCTGATGCCATGTTGGATATGGTCGACTTCGACTTTGGCTTCGGCCACTCTGCAGCCCTCTATCAACCGGGGCCGAGCCAGGGAcatcagcagcaccagcaccagcaccagcaccaacttcagcaccagcagccaGTGCCCCAGACCTTCACCGGCAACATGGATGGCTTGATGACGGACCACGGAGAGGCCATCGTCCACTCGTGGAGTCCTGTCCACTCCGTCACCTCGGATTCTGCATTCACATCCCCCATGGCCCCGGAAATAGGCCAGGTCGGCTCTGGAATCTACCCCAGAAGCCCTTCGTCACGCAGGCATATACCCAAACCGACCAAGCCACATGGCTCGACGCCCCCACAACGCAAGTCCAAGAAACGGATCACGAGGCACAGAGCACGGCAGATCACGCTGCGGCCGTACGCTGGCGGGCAGGGCTCGTCTCCGGAAGGGTGGATGGCTCGCATCACCGAAGTCAACTCGCGGCTCCTGCAGCTCTCGTCGGATCTGCCCTTCCAGGCGGAGTCTCAGTCTCAGTCTCAGTCGCCCGAAGAGCCCGGTCgatccagcagcagcatggtGTCGACgcccgaagacgacgaagacggaggCGGCCCCTCGTTATGcactacgacgacgacgcctttCCCCATCGACGACATGTTCCAGCTCTCGCGTCACTTTGCCGACCTCCTTGCGGAGATGTCCCCGCCGGTGACGGAGGCGGTGGGCTCTCCCGCAAGCGATGACGGGGCCTCGCAGCAGCTCGCTAGACGACTCAACTCCATGTCGGATCCGGCGACCTGTCTCTTGGTGCTGTCGACGTACGTCCGGCTCCTGGACATGTACCAGAAGGTCTTCCGCTGCATTCACTCGGAGCTAGGCCAGCTGGGGCAACTGAGCACGGccacgacgatgacgacgacgacgacgacgacaacgacaaggaACCCTCTGTTTCAGTCATGGAAGCTTCCCGGCGTTACTGTGGGTTCCTTCACAGTAgactcgacgccgtcgctgcAGATGTCTCTGACGatccagctggccgaggagttTCTGTTACAGATGCGGCGGGCGGCTGCGTCTCTCGATCCAGCTCTGCGAGCGGACGGGAGCGGcggcccgccggcctcctcgggcaaggcggcggtgttggacgcggcggcctcgatgtTCTCGGGGGTGGTGGATGTCTCATTCCAAGCCCTGAAGAGGCAAGAAGAGAGCCTGGGCAGGGAGCTAAGGGATCTACGCAAGGCGATGGAGGTCTTCCTCGACGGATGA